The proteins below come from a single Sphingomicrobium sediminis genomic window:
- a CDS encoding M23 family metallopeptidase, with the protein MISILALAGSIAVSDQPVYRIDMPGPGDYESWVVDHQYSAELGGPVQIIAEGANGAKVVQEWPDISMLDSNVDGRFTYVAHYPKSLEVRSFTISVGDIGVRYEPIAFEQQGSYILPLAGNAIISNGVFNNNGHGWIRSRFAYDFLGLSDTYGPMTDPEYRNENLAGFGMDVIAPADGKVVFIEDRVPDQVGGYDSATFTFPDGSQAYHGNNVIIDHGNGEFTSLMHLKFGSVVVAVGDTVVQGHKVGELGNSGDSYGPHLHVQLQHCGEPQACPSLPLTFANHGDEILEAGDFITYRPLPSE; encoded by the coding sequence ATGATCTCCATCCTAGCCCTCGCCGGCTCCATCGCCGTCAGCGACCAGCCCGTTTATCGCATCGATATGCCGGGCCCCGGCGACTATGAAAGCTGGGTCGTCGATCACCAATATTCGGCCGAGCTCGGCGGTCCGGTCCAGATCATCGCCGAAGGCGCCAATGGCGCCAAAGTCGTCCAGGAATGGCCGGACATATCGATGCTCGACAGCAACGTGGACGGGCGCTTCACCTACGTCGCCCATTATCCCAAATCGCTGGAGGTCAGGTCCTTCACGATCAGTGTCGGCGACATCGGCGTGCGCTATGAGCCGATCGCCTTCGAACAGCAGGGCAGCTACATCCTGCCGCTCGCCGGCAATGCGATCATTTCGAACGGCGTCTTCAACAATAACGGCCATGGCTGGATCCGCTCGCGCTTCGCCTATGACTTTCTCGGCCTGTCCGACACGTATGGGCCCATGACCGACCCCGAATATCGGAACGAGAACCTCGCCGGCTTCGGGATGGACGTGATCGCGCCTGCCGACGGCAAGGTCGTCTTCATCGAGGATCGCGTCCCCGACCAGGTGGGCGGTTATGACAGCGCCACCTTCACCTTTCCCGATGGCAGCCAGGCCTATCACGGCAACAATGTCATCATCGACCATGGCAACGGCGAGTTCACCTCGCTCATGCACCTCAAGTTCGGATCGGTCGTCGTCGCGGTCGGCGATACGGTCGTGCAGGGCCATAAGGTCGGCGAACTCGGCAATAGCGGCGACAGCTATGGGCCCCACCTCCACGTCCAGCTCCAGCATTGCGGCGAACCGCAAGCCTGCCCGAGCCTGCCGCTGACCTTCGCCAATCATGGCGATGAAATCCTCGAGGCCGGCGACTTCATCACCTATCGGCCATTGCCGTCGGAATAG
- the ruvA gene encoding Holliday junction branch migration protein RuvA has translation MIARLTGKLAEIGSDTIVLDVSGVGYLIHVSARTLDAIGTVGSHVMLMTEMQVREDSMTLYGFMSAAEKAGFTALTGVQGVGGRVALAIMSVLGPEELGAAIASGDKAMIARANGVGPKLAQRICNELAGKFGDFEGIPAAGPNVAPAGSVAKDALSALANLGFKPAEASKAVAAAQEELGSGASLDALVRVALKKAAK, from the coding sequence ATGATCGCACGGCTCACCGGCAAGCTTGCCGAAATCGGTTCCGACACCATCGTCCTCGACGTTTCGGGCGTCGGCTATCTCATCCACGTCTCGGCGCGCACCTTGGATGCCATCGGAACCGTGGGCAGCCACGTCATGCTGATGACCGAGATGCAGGTGCGTGAGGATTCGATGACGCTCTACGGCTTCATGAGCGCAGCCGAGAAAGCCGGCTTCACCGCGCTGACCGGCGTGCAGGGCGTCGGCGGCCGCGTCGCGCTGGCCATCATGTCGGTCCTCGGCCCCGAGGAACTGGGCGCGGCGATCGCCAGCGGTGACAAGGCGATGATCGCCAGAGCCAACGGCGTCGGTCCCAAGCTCGCGCAGCGCATCTGCAACGAGCTTGCTGGCAAGTTTGGCGACTTCGAAGGCATCCCTGCAGCCGGGCCCAACGTAGCTCCGGCGGGCAGCGTCGCCAAAGATGCGCTTTCGGCGCTCGCCAACCTGGGGTTCAAACCCGCCGAAGCCAGCAAGGCCGTTGCCGCGGCGCAGGAGGAATTGGGGTCCGGGGCGTCACTCGACGCGCTCGTGCGCGTCGCGCTCAAAAAGGCCGCCAAATGA
- a CDS encoding YncE family protein gives MRTLFLAPLIMLSACSTTAEPLRYGTSADMLVVGNKSEDTVSFIDLDTGAELARLATGSNPHEIAVSPDGETVAVVHYGGKSVELFDAEDPASIRTIDLGDNEGPHGIVWASNDRLIITTERSQSLTIVDLEDDSVRAIPTGQQVSHMVALTPDEETAFVANMGSGTVSVIDLKTGSKVRDIAAGDTPEGIAVSPTGKALWVADRDNATLIQFEIPTYREIRRYETGNFPIRVAVSPDGKRVVTSNYADGSLTVIDTDKAPQTIAVSGTQEAGQVTILFAEDGRHLFVAETGRAQVALVDLDTGEVVTRFDAGAGSDGLALAD, from the coding sequence ATGCGTACCCTGTTTCTCGCCCCGCTCATCATGCTGAGCGCGTGCAGCACGACCGCCGAGCCGCTGCGCTACGGCACCAGCGCCGACATGCTGGTGGTCGGCAACAAGAGCGAGGACACGGTGAGCTTTATCGATCTCGATACGGGCGCCGAGCTTGCGCGGCTGGCGACGGGCAGCAACCCCCATGAAATCGCCGTTTCGCCGGATGGGGAGACGGTCGCGGTTGTTCATTATGGCGGCAAGTCGGTCGAATTGTTCGATGCCGAGGATCCGGCCTCGATCCGCACCATCGATCTTGGCGACAATGAAGGGCCACATGGCATCGTCTGGGCCTCCAACGACCGGCTCATCATCACGACCGAGCGAAGCCAGAGCCTGACCATCGTCGACCTCGAGGATGACAGCGTGCGGGCCATCCCGACCGGCCAGCAGGTCAGCCACATGGTGGCGCTGACCCCCGATGAGGAGACAGCCTTCGTCGCCAATATGGGGTCGGGCACGGTGAGCGTGATCGACCTCAAGACTGGCAGCAAGGTGCGCGATATCGCGGCGGGCGATACGCCCGAGGGCATCGCCGTATCGCCGACCGGGAAGGCGCTATGGGTGGCCGACCGCGACAATGCGACGTTGATCCAGTTCGAAATCCCGACCTATCGCGAAATCCGCCGCTACGAGACGGGCAACTTCCCGATCCGCGTCGCGGTCAGTCCCGACGGCAAGCGGGTGGTGACCTCCAACTATGCCGATGGGAGCCTCACCGTCATCGACACCGACAAGGCGCCGCAGACCATCGCCGTGTCGGGCACGCAGGAAGCCGGGCAGGTCACGATCCTGTTCGCCGAAGACGGCCGGCACCTATTCGTCGCCGAAACCGGCCGCGCGCAGGTGGCGCTGGTCGATCTCGATACGGGCGAGGTCGTGACGCGCTTCGATGCGGGTGCGGGGTCGGACGGGCTCGCGCTGGCCGACTAG
- the ruvC gene encoding crossover junction endodeoxyribonuclease RuvC yields MKILGLDPGLGTTGWGLVEADGNRLRHLANGQVKTDAKEALPQRLSHLALQIDALIKDHDPDCAAVEEIFVNKNPQSTLKLAQARGALLAVCAQGGIEVGEYAARLVKKSVVGVGNAEKRQVHDMVKVLMPGIKIAGSDAADALAVAITHAHHAASRARGL; encoded by the coding sequence ATGAAAATCCTCGGACTCGACCCGGGCCTCGGCACCACTGGCTGGGGCCTGGTCGAGGCCGACGGCAATCGCCTGCGCCACCTTGCCAACGGGCAGGTGAAAACCGATGCGAAGGAGGCCCTGCCGCAGCGCCTTTCGCACCTTGCGCTGCAGATTGACGCGCTGATCAAGGATCATGATCCCGACTGCGCGGCGGTGGAGGAGATTTTCGTCAACAAGAACCCGCAATCGACGCTCAAGCTCGCGCAGGCGCGCGGGGCGCTGCTGGCGGTTTGCGCGCAGGGCGGTATCGAGGTTGGCGAATATGCCGCGCGGCTGGTCAAGAAGTCGGTTGTCGGCGTCGGCAATGCCGAAAAGCGCCAGGTTCACGACATGGTCAAGGTGCTGATGCCCGGCATCAAGATTGCCGGCAGCGATGCCGCCGACGCCCTCGCCGTCGCCATTACCCACGCCCACCATGCCGCGAGCCGGGCGCGCGGGCTCTAG
- a CDS encoding YebC/PmpR family DNA-binding transcriptional regulator, which translates to MAGHSKFANIKHRKGAQDKKRSALFSKLSREITVAAKMGLPDPDMNPRLRLAVNTALKQSMPKDNIKKAIDKASASEGDDYEEIRYEGYGPNGIALIIETLSDNRNRTATSVRTILSKNGGNLGSTGAVAHSFDRLGLIEYKAEGLSEEKVLEAAMEAGADDIQSDEETHTIWTEADQLHEVSSALEKVLGEPETAKLAWRPHMETEVEGKDADQLVKLIELLEDDDDVQTVWGNYTFSDAELERLGQAE; encoded by the coding sequence ATGGCAGGCCATAGTAAATTCGCCAATATCAAGCATCGCAAGGGCGCGCAGGACAAGAAGCGCTCGGCGCTCTTTTCCAAGCTGAGCCGCGAAATCACCGTCGCGGCCAAGATGGGTCTACCCGACCCGGACATGAACCCGCGCCTCCGCCTCGCGGTCAACACCGCGCTCAAGCAGTCGATGCCCAAGGACAATATCAAGAAGGCGATCGACAAGGCCTCGGCGTCCGAAGGCGATGATTATGAAGAAATCCGCTACGAAGGCTATGGCCCGAACGGCATCGCGCTGATCATCGAGACGCTCAGCGACAATCGCAACCGCACCGCCACGAGCGTGCGCACCATCCTGTCCAAAAATGGCGGCAACCTTGGTTCGACCGGCGCGGTCGCGCACAGCTTCGACCGTCTCGGCCTGATCGAATACAAGGCCGAGGGCCTGAGCGAGGAAAAGGTTCTCGAAGCTGCGATGGAAGCGGGCGCGGACGACATCCAGTCGGACGAGGAAACGCACACCATCTGGACCGAGGCCGACCAGCTCCACGAAGTCTCCTCGGCGCTCGAAAAGGTGCTTGGCGAACCCGAAACGGCGAAGCTCGCCTGGCGCCCGCACATGGAAACCGAAGTCGAGGGCAAGGATGCCGACCAGCTGGTCAAGCTGATCGAACTGCTCGAGGATGATGACGACGTCCAGACGGTGTGGGGCAACTACACCTTCTCGGACGCCGAACTGGAGCGGCTCGGCCAGGCCGAATAA